In Drosophila takahashii strain IR98-3 E-12201 chromosome 4, DtakHiC1v2, whole genome shotgun sequence, one DNA window encodes the following:
- the CaMKI gene encoding calcium/calmodulin-dependent protein kinase type 1 isoform X1 has product MPLFGKKDSGKKAKAKDIKELNKQVSIEEKYNLHGLLGTGAFSEVRLAESKETPGDHFAVKIIDKKALKGKEESLENEIRVLRRFSANHFDGKCPNGTRLTHPNIVQLLETYEDKSKVYLVMELVTGGELFDRIVEKGSYTEKDASHLIRQILEAVDYMHEQGVVHRDLKPENLLYYSPDDDSKIMISDFGLSKMEDSGIMATACGTPGYVAPEVLAQKPYGKAVDVWSIGVISYILLCGYPPFYDENDANLFAQILKGEFEFDSPYWDEISESAKHFIKNLMCVAVEKRYTCKQALAHAWISGNEASSRNIHGTVSEQLKKNFAKSRWKQAYYAATVIRQMQRMALNSNSSANIVSTSNSSNQKDSTNPTAASGSSNANVLSAQQSAQSQAQEVSEPVGSTNGASQ; this is encoded by the exons ATGCCGTTGTTTGGCAAGAAGGATTCCGGCAAGAAAGCCAAGGCGAAGGACATAAAGGAGCTCAACAAGCAAGTGTCAATCGAGGAGAAATACAATCTCCACGGACTATTGGGAAC GGGAGCCTTTTCAGAAGTCCGCCTAGCCGAAAGTAAGGAAACGCCTGGGGATCACTTTGCTGTGAAAATTATCGACAAGAAAGCCCTTAAGGGCAAGGAGGAATCTCTGGAAAATGAAATACGTGTTTTAAGAAG GTTCAGTGCAAATCATTTCGATGGCAAATGTCCGAACGGAACGCG ATTAACTCATCCCAATATAGTGCAACTCTTGGAAACGTATGAGGACAAATCGAAGGTGTACCTAGTTATGGAGTT GGTTACTGGTGGCGAACTTTTTGACCGGATTGTGGAAAAGGGGTCTTACACTGAAAAAGACGCTTCTCATTTGATTAGACAGATTTTAGAAGCGGTAGATTATATGCATGAGCAAGGTGTCGTCCATCGTGATCTTAAg CCGGAAAACTTACTCTACTATAGTCCTGACGACGATAGCAAAATAATGATTAGCGATTTTGGATTATCTAAAATGGAGGATTCTGGGATTATGGCTACAGCATGTGGAACTCCAGGCTATGTTGCTCCTGAGGTGCTGGCACAAAAACCATATGGAAAAGCCGTTGATGTGTGGAGTATTGGAGTAATATCATACATTCTTTTATGCGGCTATCCTCCGTTTTACGATGAAAATGATGCTAATCTGTTCGCTcagattttaaaag GAGAGTTTGAATTCGATTCACCCTATTGGGATGAAATTAGCGAGTCCGCCAAgcatttcattaaaaacttaATGTGCGTAGCAGTAGAGAAGCGATATACATGCAAACAAGCACTCGCCCATGCTTG GATTTCCGGAAATGAGGCCAGCAGCAGAAACATTCACGGAACAGTGTCAGAGCAATTGAAGAAAAACTTTGCCAAATCCCGTTGGAAG CAAGCTTACTACGCGGCGACAGTGATCCGACAAATGCAGCGAATGGCGCTAAACAGCAATAGTAGTGCAAATATTGTTTCTACTAGCAATAGCAGTAACCAAAAAGACTCTACGAATCCAACAGCAGCGTCTGGATCATCCAATGCCAATGTTCTATCAGCACAGCAATCTGCACAAAGTCAAGCACAAGAAGTTAGCGAGCCGGTAGGCAGCACAAATGGAGCTTCACAGTAG
- the CaMKI gene encoding calcium/calmodulin-dependent protein kinase type 1 isoform X2 — MPLFGKKDSGKKAKAKDIKELNKQVSIEEKYNLHGLLGTGAFSEVRLAESKETPGDHFAVKIIDKKALKGKEESLENEIRVLRRLTHPNIVQLLETYEDKSKVYLVMELVTGGELFDRIVEKGSYTEKDASHLIRQILEAVDYMHEQGVVHRDLKPENLLYYSPDDDSKIMISDFGLSKMEDSGIMATACGTPGYVAPEVLAQKPYGKAVDVWSIGVISYILLCGYPPFYDENDANLFAQILKGEFEFDSPYWDEISESAKHFIKNLMCVAVEKRYTCKQALAHAWISGNEASSRNIHGTVSEQLKKNFAKSRWKQAYYAATVIRQMQRMALNSNSSANIVSTSNSSNQKDSTNPTAASGSSNANVLSAQQSAQSQAQEVSEPVGSTNGASQ; from the exons ATGCCGTTGTTTGGCAAGAAGGATTCCGGCAAGAAAGCCAAGGCGAAGGACATAAAGGAGCTCAACAAGCAAGTGTCAATCGAGGAGAAATACAATCTCCACGGACTATTGGGAAC GGGAGCCTTTTCAGAAGTCCGCCTAGCCGAAAGTAAGGAAACGCCTGGGGATCACTTTGCTGTGAAAATTATCGACAAGAAAGCCCTTAAGGGCAAGGAGGAATCTCTGGAAAATGAAATACGTGTTTTAAGAAG ATTAACTCATCCCAATATAGTGCAACTCTTGGAAACGTATGAGGACAAATCGAAGGTGTACCTAGTTATGGAGTT GGTTACTGGTGGCGAACTTTTTGACCGGATTGTGGAAAAGGGGTCTTACACTGAAAAAGACGCTTCTCATTTGATTAGACAGATTTTAGAAGCGGTAGATTATATGCATGAGCAAGGTGTCGTCCATCGTGATCTTAAg CCGGAAAACTTACTCTACTATAGTCCTGACGACGATAGCAAAATAATGATTAGCGATTTTGGATTATCTAAAATGGAGGATTCTGGGATTATGGCTACAGCATGTGGAACTCCAGGCTATGTTGCTCCTGAGGTGCTGGCACAAAAACCATATGGAAAAGCCGTTGATGTGTGGAGTATTGGAGTAATATCATACATTCTTTTATGCGGCTATCCTCCGTTTTACGATGAAAATGATGCTAATCTGTTCGCTcagattttaaaag GAGAGTTTGAATTCGATTCACCCTATTGGGATGAAATTAGCGAGTCCGCCAAgcatttcattaaaaacttaATGTGCGTAGCAGTAGAGAAGCGATATACATGCAAACAAGCACTCGCCCATGCTTG GATTTCCGGAAATGAGGCCAGCAGCAGAAACATTCACGGAACAGTGTCAGAGCAATTGAAGAAAAACTTTGCCAAATCCCGTTGGAAG CAAGCTTACTACGCGGCGACAGTGATCCGACAAATGCAGCGAATGGCGCTAAACAGCAATAGTAGTGCAAATATTGTTTCTACTAGCAATAGCAGTAACCAAAAAGACTCTACGAATCCAACAGCAGCGTCTGGATCATCCAATGCCAATGTTCTATCAGCACAGCAATCTGCACAAAGTCAAGCACAAGAAGTTAGCGAGCCGGTAGGCAGCACAAATGGAGCTTCACAGTAG
- the CaMKI gene encoding calcium/calmodulin-dependent protein kinase type 1 isoform X3 encodes MPLFGKKDSGKKAKAKDIKELNKQVSIEEKYNLHGLLGTGAFSEVRLAESKETPGDHFAVKIIDKKALKGKEESLENEIRVLRRFSANHFDGKCPNGTRLTHPNIVQLLETYEDKSKVYLVMELVTGGELFDRIVEKGSYTEKDASHLIRQILEAVDYMHEQGVVHRDLKPENLLYYSPDDDSKIMISDFGLSKMEDSGIMATACGTPGYVAPEVLAQKPYGKAVDVWSIGVISYILLCGYPPFYDENDANLFAQILKGVVKNNIGS; translated from the exons ATGCCGTTGTTTGGCAAGAAGGATTCCGGCAAGAAAGCCAAGGCGAAGGACATAAAGGAGCTCAACAAGCAAGTGTCAATCGAGGAGAAATACAATCTCCACGGACTATTGGGAAC GGGAGCCTTTTCAGAAGTCCGCCTAGCCGAAAGTAAGGAAACGCCTGGGGATCACTTTGCTGTGAAAATTATCGACAAGAAAGCCCTTAAGGGCAAGGAGGAATCTCTGGAAAATGAAATACGTGTTTTAAGAAG GTTCAGTGCAAATCATTTCGATGGCAAATGTCCGAACGGAACGCG ATTAACTCATCCCAATATAGTGCAACTCTTGGAAACGTATGAGGACAAATCGAAGGTGTACCTAGTTATGGAGTT GGTTACTGGTGGCGAACTTTTTGACCGGATTGTGGAAAAGGGGTCTTACACTGAAAAAGACGCTTCTCATTTGATTAGACAGATTTTAGAAGCGGTAGATTATATGCATGAGCAAGGTGTCGTCCATCGTGATCTTAAg CCGGAAAACTTACTCTACTATAGTCCTGACGACGATAGCAAAATAATGATTAGCGATTTTGGATTATCTAAAATGGAGGATTCTGGGATTATGGCTACAGCATGTGGAACTCCAGGCTATGTTGCTCCTGAGGTGCTGGCACAAAAACCATATGGAAAAGCCGTTGATGTGTGGAGTATTGGAGTAATATCATACATTCTTTTATGCGGCTATCCTCCGTTTTACGATGAAAATGATGCTAATCTGTTCGCTcagattttaaaaggtgttgtaaaaaacaatattggaagttaa